Genomic segment of Chloroflexota bacterium:
TCAAAGAGGAGAAACGGCGCCTTTCCTCCATCCGATCATTCGCCGGTGGACGAACGGGGTGGAGAGAGATCCGGCGACGCGCCGGATGTGGAGATCGCAGGAGCCACCCGGATATGAAACTGCTGGACGGGGATCACGCTCACGTGCAGGGAGACGGGGCGGCTCAGCCGAGACGCCAGCCGGTGCTGCAAAGCCTCCATCTCCGCCTCGCTCACCCGATGGTCCACCCGGGCAACGATCTCCAGGCACAAAGCATCCCTCTGCTCCGCACACAAACGCCAGTCGACGACCTCCATCCGGCCGCTGGACACCTCGGTGGCCAGGACGCTCGCCACGGCCCGCTGCAAGGTAGTCTGCTGCACGGAGCGCCAGGTCAGCCAGACCAGCGGAATGGTGATCACCAGCAACAGGAAGAGGGCGTCCCTGAGGCCGCGATGGAGCACGCGGGCGCGCTCCGTCTCACCGGGCTCGGGGTGGAAACCAAACGCCAGGAAGACCAGCCCCCCGGCCGCGCTGATGGCGATCAGGTTCGTCAGGAACAGAAGAAGCGCCCCGCTGGTGATCTCCGCGTTCGCCAGCGCGATCCCAATGCCGATGGTCGCCAACGGGGGCACCACCGCGGCCGCGATGGCCACGCCGACCAAGGCCGCCGAGATGTCCCGCCGACAGATGGCGTAGGCGCCGGCCAGGCCAGACAACAACGCCACGATCAGATCCACGATGGAGGGATGGCTGCGCGCCAACACCTCTCCCGTGGGCGACGCGGCGGGCATCATCATCCCCACCAGGAAGCCCACCAGAACCGCCAGGAAGGCCCCCTTCAGGATGGCCCCCAGGGCCATGCGGATCATCCGCAGGTTCCCCATACTCACCCCCAGGCCCAGGGCCAGGAGGGCCGACATGAGCGGGGCGACCACCATAGCGCCGATGATGACCGTGGAGCTATCCATCAAGAGCCCGATCGCGGCGAGGGCTGCCGACAGGCTGATCATCACGAGGAAATCCACACCCGGCCGCGCGCCGCGATGGATCCGCTTGTACACGTCCACCTGCTCGGCCGTGCTGATCGTGGGGAAGAACCGCCAGACGCGCCACCAGGCATGGCGCAGGCGCCGCTGCACGGTCTCAGCCTGGCGCCGGATCACGACGGTGGCGATGGGGGACTCCACGGCCACGGCCTGGGGCACGTTCCCGAACAGGGCCCGATCCATCGCGCTCTCGTTGCTGGCCCCGATCAGGAGCAGATCATAGCGGCCGCTGTTGGCCTCACCCAGGATCCCCCGCACGACGCTGTGAGCCT
This window contains:
- a CDS encoding DUF389 domain-containing protein, coding for MRKADSFPVEKAGYTVMVAVGEEKQLAPLAGFGCALARSKAGRVTLVTVTPDGVRPPWLEIPPSCQDVPVDVLVLRRRQAPGRDLVHVVNQNMPDILVIGWRGRPTRGRYLLGQTLDPVLRDVLCDVAVVRSDATHTPRSILVPTAGGPNAEKALEIAFSLGTDVQVTALYVARRSLGQPEVIIGRERLRAAAAPWKGDDRLRLRVVQAHSVVRGILGEANSGRYDLLLIGASNESAMDRALFGNVPQAVAVESPIATVVIRRQAETVQRRLRHAWWRVWRFFPTISTAEQVDVYKRIHRGARPGVDFLVMISLSAALAAIGLLMDSSTVIIGAMVVAPLMSALLALGLGVSMGNLRMIRMALGAILKGAFLAVLVGFLVGMMMPAASPTGEVLARSHPSIVDLIVALLSGLAGAYAICRRDISAALVGVAIAAAVVPPLATIGIGIALANAEITSGALLLFLTNLIAISAAGGLVFLAFGFHPEPGETERARVLHRGLRDALFLLLVITIPLVWLTWRSVQQTTLQRAVASVLATEVSSGRMEVVDWRLCAEQRDALCLEIVARVDHRVSEAEMEALQHRLASRLSRPVSLHVSVIPVQQFHIRVAPAISTSGASPDLSPPRSSTGE